GGTCTTCTAGATAGGGTTCCTCAGGCACTGGATCCTCACAGCACATTGGAGAGCCGCTGGTGTCAAAGTCTATAGAGTCCCACTGAAAGTCCTCTCCCAAGGGCAGGTCCTGGACCTCCTCCAGGTGAAGGTCATCTGGGAGCGGCACTACTGGACTCACCAGCTCAATACCAAACCTGTGGAGGAACATTGAAGCCGTTTCTATAAATGCTGTTCTTTGTTTGGATACAATGCTAAAGCAAGCTCTGTGTGGAAGATACTTATTTAACTGATCTTCTACTATATAATCTTAATGAGATGATAAACTTCTTAATTTAACAAAGATCTTTTAAAAAAGCAAAGGTACACACAAGTCCCAATTGAAGCAGACACTCAAGGATCACAAAAGCCATTTAAGCAATTACACATGGCGTGGTAAAACATTGCCAAAATCAGCCTTCTGCTACTACTGTAAGACTGGCTCACAGAAGTGGAAAACTCTTTGAGCCTTGAACAtagttcaactttcaaagcgtaATGCAATGTTTGTGTAACTTAGGGACGAGATAGAACTTCTTTTGatttattatggtctgagcgttgtgtAAGGCTTTACAGCTGGCGCTTCGTTATTTTCCAATGTGATCCCCAGTTAACCATAGTATCAGcttgtataagtaagtataagtatatatactcttttgatcccgtgagggaaatttggtcgctgcatttatcctaatccgtgaattagtgtaGGGAATGGTTGGAATGGTTGGAACAAACACGTGGTAGGACTTTCTGAAGCTGTGTGACGTAGGCGTTCTCTCACCTGGGCATGCCCTTCTCCCTCAGCCTCTTCTTCTTGTGGTACTCCTGGTAGAGCTCCTTCCAGTTAACCTTCCTCTTGGCCACCGTGGAGTTGATGAGCTTCTGCAGCGTGGGCCTCAGGCCTGGCCCTGCCGCCACATCCTTCTCCGCCTCGCCCGTCTGTGAGCTGCTGAGCGTCCGCACTCGCCGCGCCGCCGTCAGGTTGGGCTCGTGGTGAGCGCCGCTCTTGGCGCTGAGGCGGCTCAGGTCACGTTTGAGCAGCTCGGGGAGACCCAGCCTGCTCTGGGAGGAAGAAGGTGGGTCAGCtgcactactgctgctgcttttAGGGGACTGTGTGGGCTGGAGAGTCTCTCTGGAGTCGGAGTTTGTGGTTTCTTCATCCTCAACACCGGTCCCTTCCTCAGAATTATGTCCATCTCCATCGTGCTCGGTCTTTAGTTTCTTTAGCACCCTGTTGTGCCCATCATCATCTGTGGTTGAGGTGCTGGGGGGTTGCAGATTGGCCAGACCTTCCTCATCCAAGGACTTCCTGATTCGCCGCAGAATGGTGGAGATGTGCTGCACGTGAGCTTTGACCAATCCCGGTGCCCGGGGAAGGTCCTCTTGGCGATTGTGCTCGGTTGAGGAGCCAGGTGGTCCTTCGCTTGGGTTCAGCGGCCTCTTTCTTGACCTCTTTGCCTGCGGTGAGGCATTTTGATTGCCGTCAGCAGTTTCTGTGGAAAGTGCACCGGTATGGCTGCTGCCCTTGCCCTTGCCCTTGGACGGCCCTGCTTTGACCGCTGGTGGATGTGCAAAGAGCAGGGCCCCCACTGGGGGAAGCAGATCGTTGGTGAAATCCAGACTAAAGTCGATCTCTGAGAAGAACTGGCTTGCAGACGGCCGGTTGTCACACCCGCTACTTTGGAAAGAACCCCCTTGCTCTTTGGATCTTGCGGCGTGACTGCTGTCTGgctctggctctggctctgAACACACAGAACCGGTCCTACTGCTTCCGGCTCCATCTGCCTGTGAGCTAGAGACCTCCTGATGCAGAGCGGGCCCGTCCCACTCCCTGTTTGAGGAGCTCGATGGGGAATCAGGTGACGGAGAACGCCCACGAGGTTCGCCGCCTGGGCTCTGACTCGACCTGTTGTTGTTCTCCttgttctgttggtgatgtggatatggatgtggatgtggatgctGATGTGTACTGTTGGACTGCGTGCCTTTACTGTTACAGGCCTTTCCCTGGTGCCTGGCTTTCCGAGCATTAATCTTTTCTAGTCTTCTCTTGGCCCTGTTGAAAAAACAACAATGATGCTTCATGAGTTAAGTCAAAGATAAAAAGCAACCatctagcctacagtatgtgacaACTTATATAATAAGCCCTTTACAGGAAAGCGTAACTTCTTTGACTTGGCCTCACTTGTTCTCGGTGTTCAGTCGGTCACGCTCCCTGCACAGGTTAATCAGGTCCGGAGGGGTTGTGTACTTTAGTGCCACATTCGCACCACTGCGGCGTTGTTTTGCCAGTGCAGCgattttctgtttgtgtgctggAGTTCCAACATGCTGCCGGTAGAGTGTTAGGCCCTTCCATACACATCCACAGACCAGGCAATGGTGGGGGCGACTCCTGAATTAATACAAATGAAAATCAATTCAACAAATATACTTAAACAGAGGCAGAACTGTGTGGACTACAACAAATATAAACAGTTTCTCAAAGCTCTTTCTGCAGAGGTGATATGTTGTGCAGAGGTGACATGTTGATGTTgtgcagacacagttttctgtttgCTTTGAGTTTTCAACTAAGGTTTCCCAAAGCCCACTCACAAAGTTTCAGGAGGTAGTTCTCCGCAAACATGTTGAGAGTTACCTTGAGATGAAATGTTTACACAAAATCCGTCAAATGTATCTGTTCAGACAGCTCTGTATGTTCGCCACATACGTTCACGTCTGTTCAAGGAATTTGAACGCACCAGtcagaggtgtaaaagtctgACTTAGTAAATCCTGCCACATATTTGCTCCAACCATTTACTAAATCAGCTAAATCTAATTAGTATGTCTTATCAACCAGATAGATCAGTTAActagtgaaatcacctgtgttaaagggacaccaggcaacgttttcgtgttaattaatcatcttcgtaagtcggtatatggttaaatgactcattgcggggcgaatgaaggctctttcgcccgcccctactgcctgtaggaagaatatcccacttgcaagttcggtgtatcctacccgccgaccgaagcaggatcagtttacagcacagaggcaggctaacgaaacgctagagattgttgcaaacgtgtgtataatggcagagccggcgaagaagcagcgaaaacccttgacggaagatgcaaagaaaaggaaaagagcttcagaccgagcgagggggagtttcgtagagaaaaagcatcaggcttgcctggtgtccctttaagagcacaggtagaaccaatacatggtgACACATTTGCCATTACAGAAATCATGAGGATTTTCTTGGCTTGACTTGGTTCTTACTTGTTATATAGTTGTTCCAACACAAGGTGATGGGTAACACCATTCATGTGTTCATCTACCTCCTGTGGGCATCAGAAGAGAGACGTTAATACATGACATTATATTGCATGCATAATGGTACAGAAGACACATTAAAGTCTAGACCTACAGTCAAACCTAGGATATTCACAGTACTTTATcacttataatataatatattataagttacttattatataatataggcctatactggGTGTAGGTAAAGGTTGTTAAGATAAAAGTAATGCTTACCTCTGCTTTGTAACTGTGCGTGCAGACATAACATTTCGTCAAGCCTTTCTTTTTCGGTGCCTTCGTCATCTTGATAACAGCTAGTTATGCATTAATGAAATATTTCACCGTTGATAAGATGCTCAGTGACATTTTACTGGCTCGGAGACCATAGAATGACAACACATCTCTGAATATATTTTATtctgaaaaagaaaaactaTACAGCAATTCTCTCCAGTTACAGATACAGTTCTCTGCCATTGCAGATTGCAAAATGCATTTTAGGTGGTATTTAAGTCAGTCAGGCAGCTAACTATATTAGCATCTGCAAATGTTACTTACtttgactgcactgcaacagACAGCGTGCGACTGACTGTAAATAGCGAACCTCTAGAAAATATAGATATCACTCAATAATTCGTATTATATACATAACAACCGAGGGAATATcattattttcaaatgcaatGTTTCAGAGCCAAAACCACGGCCAAAACTCGCGTCCATGGACGCCATGTTTTTGCTGCAACGCGAGAAATCACCATACACAGTAAAACATAGGGAAATCACACACGTGCTTGATGACTAGAGCTCTGTCAGCCCACTGACACTCAAGGAGCCAATCGCATTAAAAAGCAGCCTTTGCCTGCGCCTAGTCCTATCTGTATACCAACTTACTACAATCTATCGTAGACAGCTGTTAACACATGGTATATAGATCTACGGTTTTCTCACGCCCTTCATTTAAATGGTTGGTTCTGCTGTCTTGCGGAAGTAAGGACTGGATTCTTATGATGAGCGGCTGTGTAAACACTTAACAAGTCATATAACGTTAACTGTCTATTGATTTCATTGAGTTTGGTGAGACAATGTGTACGGGTTGTTTACATAAACAATACCCGGACAGGGTGAGTAGTAATTTATATCACTTTTGcagagagatttaaatttagtCCTGCCTTAAACATGGCTAACGTTAGTGTGCTAGCTTACGTACAGATCTAACGTTTACTTCTATGCACGTAAACCAAGAGCGTAGTTCTAAACAACGTTTAAGTAGAAATGTTTCGAAAAGTTAAGATAGGTTTGTAGCGTTGTTCATTGCTTTCTACAATTCTCGTAGGGAAATACTTGTCTGGAGAATGGATCTTACCTCATGAATTATGTTGGCTGTGCTAATTGCCACCAAAGGGACTTCGTTATGATAAGCAATAAGACCACGGTTGATGAGGACGGAGAGGAGATTGTCACATATCTGCGTGAGTACTGTTACTGAGTACTGAGAACAGTTGTTTCCCCCCCCTGCTGTACATAAGCCTACAATGATTCAAGTTTGCGTATGTTGCTTTTGCAGATATGTGTAAAAATTGCGACCACGTCATAGCACGTCATGAATACACATTCTCGGTAGTGGATGACTATCAGGTAGGCCTAATTATTTGTTTTTGGATATTTTGGAAAATATGACAATTCTGCGAATTCTCAGTTTTGTGACGTTTTAATTTTACTGATTAAAAAAGAAACCATGCCTCTTTCTAGGAATACACAATGTTGTGTATGCTGTGTGGAAAAGCAGAGGACTCCATCAGTGTTCTCCCAGATGACCCCAGGCAGACGGCCCCCCTGTTTTAGTATCCCTATTGCGACTACATCTAGTCTAGCACAGAGTTATCATAGTAGGAAAATTCACAAGGACGCCTCCTGTAACGTTTGGTATCATCAGCTGTCGTCAGTGTTAGATGACATGAAATTAACATAATTTCTGCCCAAAACTCTGACCATTCCCAAGCAGTCATACTTGTACCCGTTCACCCGTTTAGTTTAATTCCAATTGAATCCATATGGAATGAGTACAGAAAAGCACTCCAACTTAATAGAAATCCGGTCCTTGGAGCGATGCAATACACCATAGTCTGCAACCAGCAATCCACACACTGTAGGACTACAGACTCACACAGAGAGGACCGCTGCTGTAGGCAATCCCATATGTTTATATAATTTCTGCAGAAAAGTTCTTTAAGTGTTTATTTTCAAAGCTTACTCTCTGCCTTGATTATTCAGCtatttaaaataatatttttgaGCAATTCAACATAATGCTACACAATAAGGATATGTATGTATGCTTTTGTAAAATAACTTGAGTAAAGAAAAATACATTTGGTTCAGGATGTTTTCATGTAAACTCAGTTGTTGGTCTCATTGATGGTTCTGTTCATGAGcagtttattttaaaaaataaacagattgatTTGTACAGACAATATACAGTACGATGTTGtataaatatgaataaaaaaGCAAATGACCACAGTGACTTATGTACAACCTTAGTCATGCACGTTTCTTcccattttcacatttacattcCAACAAATCAGATGTTTCTTTGcgtgataaaaaataaaacaaacaagaaatGCTGCCGGCAACTCAAGGAAAAATGTCACACTACACGAACAGGTATATCTGATGATGCCACAATGACTGGCAGTTTACATAGATTCTGTACAGTTATTAAGACTAGGTCTATCAGACCAGATGTCTTGTCCTTTTTAAGTACCTTGTAAGATACAGTAAGCATGAGTGGTTTGGTTACAGTGGACCGAGCATGTGGCCTATTGAcaaaatgtacagtatttatAACTTCATAGACCAAAAATCAGCTTCTCTCACTTTTTCAATGACTAAATCAAAATCAGTGAGAGTGGAGCTACTAAACCTTAGTGATCTGAATCTCAGGATGAAATGCTAACAGACTATCAGCTTTCTAAAGCTTGTATGACTAAATCAGTTTATGggactttattttatttaaaaagccCAATATCATAAACTGCATTTTGCCAATAGTGTCACAGTGCACTGCTAAAACAATGCAGAttgaaatatacatatatatatgttggCTTTAACCTCTACTGCGGTGAAAGATAACTGATTGACTACATGTAGCTAGTGTTCTTAATAGGACAaggaaatatgtttttaaaaattgaCAGTGTGGCAGATCTCTTCTTTTATCCTcatatttgttttggtttttcTTTACCTGGAGTATAGTTCACTGGTAGAGGCAGACTGCAGGCATGGAGGAGAGGACACTGCACCAAGACAAATGACCGCTTGCAACATGTGGCTGCCAATGCAAGAAGACATTGTCATCATTTCCGAGCTTAGCTGTCAAGTACCGTAATACACATGtccataataaataaatacattctaTTGATACTgtttacattacatacattcCATTaattacatatatatacacatgctTGATTGAACCACATAGGGCTATACAGATATTTAACCATATGGCCATCTGATCAGTGGATATCCACTGACCGATAAAGGCaatgaaaatagaaaataaCTCTTcataagaaaaataaataatttttgGACTGTAACAAATGACATATGAGACAATAGTGAAGTAAAAAATAAAGTtataaaaaaagtgaaacatgAAAAGAAAAGGCTGTGATTTGGCCATAGAACTGACAATCCATAGAATGATGTTAATTCTATGTTTTTGGCAAAAAGACTTGAAGTGGAAGGACCCTTCTAGGGCAAGCCATAAAAGAAACTTCAGTAAAAGTGTATGAAGGAATGACGTTGGAGTGACAGAAATCAAGGaataaatagaaaacaaaacaaaatggtgcACAAGATATCTCAGAGGTATGGCAGACAGGAAGTTGAAAAGGCAAGGGACCATTTTCCCATGGCGTCATCATAATTATCATCAGTgccatcgtcatagttgacatcGTCAGTAACAAGGCTCTTTCAAGCATTTCGTTCAGTCTCGGGTCACTAGTGTGTCGGGAAGCTCAGCTCAGGTTCAAACTACAACTCCCAGAATTCTTCCAGACACCCCATAGTTAGAATTAGGCCATGGTATGACCTTAATTATGTCCTACCCAATATACTGTACAACCCCAAGTCCACCCCATCCTGGATCTGGACAGGTGTTCATCTGCTTAGCTTGGTAGTGACTTTGCCTTCATGGCTACCCAGCCGGACTTTGGGGCAGTACCCAGATGCCCGATAGGCCCTTAGCTCCGCCGCGCGAAGAGGTGGCGGGGACCCCGAGAAGCTGGAAGGCGATTGGCTGCGTCCCAGGAAGACTCCGCCGCCACCGCCAGCGGCGTCGTGCGACTCGTGCCGTGAGGGGGAGGAGCTTAGGGAGCGCTgcagggatgaggaggaggggctTCTGTAGTGAGGGGTGGGCCCGCCGCGCTCCTGCATCAGCTGTGTGAGGTTGTCCAGGAGATCAGCGTCGCTAGTGCTACTGGCACGGATGCGGTAACGCCGACGCCTGATAAGATAAGACAGATTCAGAGAAAGACATGAAGAGAACGTGTCTCGTTTGGTTGTTTtgaacaaaagcgtctgctaataaaataaaatatagccataaACAAACAGGACTCCCTGtgcaatcgctgactgcacctttaatgttAGGCGGAGAAATATAGACAGAGTGACATTGATggagaagacagagaggaggaaagagagagaagttaAAGAAGGACACATTATTTGCAGCATATTTCCCTTGATGTCAGTCCTCAAATCACCCTGCTGTTGCATTAGCTTGTCAGAGAACTTGCTGCTCTAAGCAAGCCTAAGGTGAGCATTTTGACCTTATCCAAAGCCCTCTGTTAATTCAGCAAACTGTAAACCATAGAATTCCCCACATATCAGAGAGCAACACCGATGGTACGAGAGAGCAGAGATGCAATATTTAAGTGCATGAGAGTTCAGACTAGATGCATGTGGAGTTCACCTCATCTCAACTTCTcatatgtaatgtatgtatagGTATGTATGTTAACCCATCACCTCAACACCCTGCATGTGATTTATATGatgtcgttttttttttaacatttatggTGCGGGGTGcacaagtgtgtgagtgtacttgCTCTCTCTTTACAGTATGTACTTGTGTTGTGTAttgacacactgtgtgtgtgtgtgtgcttacggTCTCTTACCGGTTATCTCCAGCAGGGCGGAGGGGAGGTTTGCCCGGTGGCGGACGTGGGAGGAAACGACTGGCGGCTTGCACATCATTCGGGGCCAGCGTAGGGCTCAGGGGCCGTGGGATGCGGCTCCTCCCTGATGACAGGGACGACAGCGAGGCGGGGTCCTCGGCCTGCCAGCCTCCCCCATTCCCACCTACCGAGCCCCCCAGGGCCAGCCGGTCTCGCAGTAGCGCTGAGGGGAAGTGTTCGCAGGAGGGCGAGAGGGCCGGGGAGAGCGCGGGCGACAGGGGCCGCCGCGTGGGCGAGTCGGGGTCACGCACGGGGATGCGGCTGGCCCGCGGCGAGGAGTCTCGTCTCGGACGGGGTGGCGGGGGGGTGGCTCCCGACGGGTGGGTGCCCTCCACGCCGCCAGCCGTCGTGTCACCATGGTCAGGGAACCCCGAGTCGCTCTCGCCCCCCTCTATCTCCATCTTGGAAGTGGGTTTGGGGGTGTCTCCGTCGATGGGGTCCCGGTCGTGCGGAGAGTCCAGGGGTGGCACCGCGGGGCTAGGTGGGTCATCTGGGCCGAGCTCCCGCTCGTGCTGGTCCATGGTGCTGCCTGGCTGATCCTCCTGTCTACCATCCTGTTCAGATTTCTCCTGCTCACCAaactggagggagagagagagagtggagaaaaaaaaagcgtGGGAACAGCACGTGAATTCAGAGAGTCCTTGAAGATgatggaagacatacaaaaaagCCTCTTTTTTCTCCTCAACAAACTTAGAtacagagacaggaagagaaagcATTTGGGAAATCAGTGTTTTCTAGAAATGACAATTTAAGGTCGATGGTACTAGGGAAACCACTGACTAACCATCAACCACCAAACCACAGGCGGCACAAAAAAGAAAGGAGATTGCCGAAACAGGACATCTACCTTCATGGATCAGTGTTCTTGGGTTGGGCTAAGTCGCCAGCTTGATAATAACCATGGACCATCAAACCTGTTCTTTGGTTTGGTTGAACATTTCAGCTGAACGATATGGCAAAGCTGCTGATCAGACTCACCGGCTCTTGTTGAGTGCGGCCGATGCGCATGACGGCAGCAGACGGGATAGTGGGCAGCCGCCTGAGGCCTGTGAGGCCGCCACACAACCCCGGCATGCCCGTCATCCCCGTCAGGCCCGGCAAGCGTCCGAAGGGAGGAGCGGTGTGGCACAGGACGCCCCCCAGCTCACTGGAGCCACCGACACTGCGCTGGGGCAGTGGGTCCGACCAGGTACGGGGGATAATCTCAGGCCCCAGCGTGCacccgccgccaccaccactcCCTCCCCCGGATCGCTCCTCATCCTCGGGCTTGGAGCCAGCCGAGCCCCCGCTCCCGCTGCCCCCCTCCAGCTCCACCATCACCCACTCCTGGGAGTCCCCTTCCTGGGGCACGGGGCTCAGAGTGACGGCCACGTAGCCCCCGCTACTGGCCGCCTCCTCCTGCTCCAGGGAGCCCTGGGAGCCCTGCTTGGGGGAGCCGGCGCCCCCTAGCTGCAGGAGGTCCTCGTCGCAGCCGCCGCCACTGCCGCTGCCTcggagactgcccaggctggaGCCGCGCTCTCGATCCTGGGAAAGGCCGGGACGCTGTTTGCCCAGactgagagaggagaaaacagagagaaaaagaaagtgtgagggagagaaaacaataTCAAGTGCTTAAGTTGCTTTGCTTCTATTTCCAGAAAAAAGTTggagggaaaagaaaagaaaaatcaggACTACTGTATTCTTGCCTGTTTTTTCCAGTTCTTGCATCATCGGCACAACTTTTTCACCATAATTAGCACTAATTCAATGCTTACTATGCACTTATGTTACAGACTGAACCCACAAGTGGAGATAAATTTCACAAATGACTTTCACTGCCTATACACCTACCGGTAGTTTGAACAATATATAACAGACAAAAGAAATATGAGAAGTATGATGCAATCAGGGCATTTAGTGcatctaaacaaaacaaaaaaatctatGATCAACAGTAATTTACTGtatattagccacattgtgttttaacaacagtgttttatgccaattaaaaaagacaaaactGTGTATAACCACACCTGTGTATTAACCACAGTGCCTAATAGCccaatgaatcagaatcagattgtACTTTAATCAGAAAGAAGGATGAAGGAAAGAAATGCATTCACATGTATAACACGCCCCtttgtattaacctcatagtttaagacattttgcaaaataaatgtattgtAAACCTTGGCTAACAGGTAGGAAATTACAGTACTCACTAAGCCTCCAGGAAGCGCTCGATGGTGGGTTTGGGTTCGGGGGTGAGCCGCTTGTCCAGGCCCATGCTCTGGCTGTGCCTCATGCGACGGAGCAGCGGCGCCACCCGGTCCAGCAGCACCGTTTCGGACCGCACCCGACGGGGAGAGCCCTGAATGGACCCGCTGTTGGGGCTCTGGTTGCCTTGGTTCTGACTGCGCTCCTCTTCACTGGCCACCTATGACCGGGTTGGAGCAACATGAGAAACCATCTGGTTACCGAGACGGTCCTTGAATCAAGACGATTCTTTTCAAGAGGCTTCATTGTCAGTAGCAACTAGTTACGGCTTTGAGGAATTCATCTTCAGGACTTAAGGGTCGTTTAGGGTCACTGTTTTGTGGTCGGTCATTATGTCTGTCCACTGCTAAGTTCTTGTTAAGATCAAAATGTTTCATCTTCATTGAAAATAATGAAGGAGATAAAGTGACTGACATCACTGAAGCCA
The nucleotide sequence above comes from Alosa sapidissima isolate fAloSap1 chromosome 6, fAloSap1.pri, whole genome shotgun sequence. Encoded proteins:
- the ttbk2b gene encoding tau-tubulin kinase 2b isoform X2 gives rise to the protein MSGAGEQTDILSVTDLVRDRWRVVKKIGGGGFGEIYEVLDQLNQVNVALKVESAQQPKQVLKMEVAVLKRLQGKDHVCRFVGCGRNDRFNYVVMELQGRNLADLRRTMRNGTFSVSTTLRLGRQILAAIESIHSVGFLHRDIKPSNFAMGRLSSTCRTCYMLDFGLARQFTNSSQEVRPPRPVAGFRGTVRYASINAHKNKEMGRHDDLWSLFYMLVEFMVGQLPWRKVKDKEQVGNMKETYDHKLMLKHLPSEFSSFLDHISTLDYYTKPDYQMLMSVFDNSMKSFNVMENDPYDWERSDSDGLLSIQTLATTAQQLTRLTPAYMGMANASAVPGDLQRENTEDVLQGERLSDADNCPPMPSQHALGADVWEEMERNRDRNRNHVQQQQQQQQQQQQQQPLIRKVREVRPAALRRVKVASEEERSQNQGNQSPNSGSIQGSPRRVRSETVLLDRVAPLLRRMRHSQSMGLDKRLTPEPKPTIERFLEAYLGKQRPGLSQDRERGSSLGSLRGSGSGGGCDEDLLQLGGAGSPKQGSQGSLEQEEAASSGGYVAVTLSPVPQEGDSQEWVMVELEGGSGSGGSAGSKPEDEERSGGGSGGGGGCTLGPEIIPRTWSDPLPQRSVGGSSELGGVLCHTAPPFGRLPGLTGMTGMPGLCGGLTGLRRLPTIPSAAVMRIGRTQQEPEKSEQDGRQEDQPGSTMDQHERELGPDDPPSPAVPPLDSPHDRDPIDGDTPKPTSKMEIEGGESDSGFPDHGDTTAGGVEGTHPSGATPPPPRPRRDSSPRASRIPVRDPDSPTRRPLSPALSPALSPSCEHFPSALLRDRLALGGSVGGNGGGWQAEDPASLSSLSSGRSRIPRPLSPTLAPNDVQAASRFLPRPPPGKPPLRPAGDNRRRRYRIRASSTSDADLLDNLTQLMQERGGPTPHYRSPSSSSLQRSLSSSPSRHESHDAAGGGGGVFLGRSQSPSSFSGSPPPLRAAELRAYRASGYCPKVRLGSHEGKVTTKLSR
- the ttbk2b gene encoding tau-tubulin kinase 2b isoform X1, whose amino-acid sequence is MSGAGEQTDILSVTDLVRDRWRVVKKIGGGGFGEIYEVLDQLNQVNVALKVESAQQPKQVLKMEVAVLKRLQGKDHVCRFVGCGRNDRFNYVVMELQGRNLADLRRTMRNGTFSVSTTLRLGRQILAAIESIHSVGFLHRDIKPSNFAMGRLSSTCRTCYMLDFGLARQFTNSSQEVRPPRPVAGFRGTVRYASINAHKNKEMGRHDDLWSLFYMLVEFMVGQLPWRKVKDKEQVGNMKETYDHKLMLKHLPSEFSSFLDHISTLDYYTKPDYQMLMSVFDNSMKSFNVMENDPYDWERSDSDGLLSIQTLATTAQQLTRLTPAYMGMANASAVPGDLQRENTEDVLQGERLSDADNCPPMPSQHALGADVWEEMERNRDRNRNHVQQQQQQQQQQQQQQPLIRKVREVRPAALRRVKVASEEERSQNQGNQSPNSGSIQGSPRRVRSETVLLDRVAPLLRRMRHSQSMGLDKRLTPEPKPTIERFLEAYLGKQRPGLSQDRERGSSLGSLRGSGSGGGCDEDLLQLGGAGSPKQGSQGSLEQEEAASSGGYVAVTLSPVPQEGDSQEWVMVELEGGSGSGGSAGSKPEDEERSGGGSGGGGGCTLGPEIIPRTWSDPLPQRSVGGSSELGGVLCHTAPPFGRLPGLTGMTGMPGLCGGLTGLRRLPTIPSAAVMRIGRTQQEPFGEQEKSEQDGRQEDQPGSTMDQHERELGPDDPPSPAVPPLDSPHDRDPIDGDTPKPTSKMEIEGGESDSGFPDHGDTTAGGVEGTHPSGATPPPPRPRRDSSPRASRIPVRDPDSPTRRPLSPALSPALSPSCEHFPSALLRDRLALGGSVGGNGGGWQAEDPASLSSLSSGRSRIPRPLSPTLAPNDVQAASRFLPRPPPGKPPLRPAGDNRRRRYRIRASSTSDADLLDNLTQLMQERGGPTPHYRSPSSSSLQRSLSSSPSRHESHDAAGGGGGVFLGRSQSPSSFSGSPPPLRAAELRAYRASGYCPKVRLGSHEGKVTTKLSR
- the ttbk2b gene encoding tau-tubulin kinase 2b isoform X3, with amino-acid sequence MSGAGEQTDILSVTDLVRDRWRVVKKIGGGGFGEIYEVLDQLNQVNVALKVESAQQPKQVLKMEVAVLKRLQGKDHVCRFVGCGRNDRFNYVVMELQGRNLADLRRTMRNGTFSVSTTLRLGRQILAAIESIHSVGFLHRDIKPSNFAMGRLSSTCRTCYMLDFGLARQFTNSSQEVRPPRPVAGFRGTVRYASINAHKNKEMGRHDDLWSLFYMLVEFMVGQLPWRKVKDKEQVGNMKETYDHKLMLKHLPSEFSSFLDHISTLDYYTKPDYQMLMSVFDNSMKSFNVMENDPYDWERSDSDGLLSIQTLATTAQQLTRLTPAYMGMANASAVPGDLQRENTEDVLQGERLSDADNCPPMPSQHALGADVWEEMERNRDRNRNHVQQQQQQQQQQQQQQPLIRKVREVASEEERSQNQGNQSPNSGSIQGSPRRVRSETVLLDRVAPLLRRMRHSQSMGLDKRLTPEPKPTIERFLEAYLGKQRPGLSQDRERGSSLGSLRGSGSGGGCDEDLLQLGGAGSPKQGSQGSLEQEEAASSGGYVAVTLSPVPQEGDSQEWVMVELEGGSGSGGSAGSKPEDEERSGGGSGGGGGCTLGPEIIPRTWSDPLPQRSVGGSSELGGVLCHTAPPFGRLPGLTGMTGMPGLCGGLTGLRRLPTIPSAAVMRIGRTQQEPFGEQEKSEQDGRQEDQPGSTMDQHERELGPDDPPSPAVPPLDSPHDRDPIDGDTPKPTSKMEIEGGESDSGFPDHGDTTAGGVEGTHPSGATPPPPRPRRDSSPRASRIPVRDPDSPTRRPLSPALSPALSPSCEHFPSALLRDRLALGGSVGGNGGGWQAEDPASLSSLSSGRSRIPRPLSPTLAPNDVQAASRFLPRPPPGKPPLRPAGDNRRRRYRIRASSTSDADLLDNLTQLMQERGGPTPHYRSPSSSSLQRSLSSSPSRHESHDAAGGGGGVFLGRSQSPSSFSGSPPPLRAAELRAYRASGYCPKVRLGSHEGKVTTKLSR
- the ttbk2b gene encoding tau-tubulin kinase 2b isoform X4, translated to MSGAGEQTDILSVTDLVRDRWRVVKKIGGGGFGEIYEVLDQLNQVNVALKVESAQQPKQVLKMEVAVLKRLQGKDHVCRFVGCGRNDRFNYVVMELQGRNLADLRRTMRNGTFSVSTTLRLGRQILAAIESIHSVGFLHRDIKPSNFAMGRLSSTCRTCYMLDFGLARQFTNSSQEVRPPRPVAGFRGTVRYASINAHKNKEMGRHDDLWSLFYMLVEFMVGQLPWRKVKDKEQVGNMKETYDHKLMLKHLPSEFSSFLDHISTLDYYTKPDYQMLMSVFDNSMKSFNVMENDPYDWERSDSDGLLSIQTLATTAQQLTRLTPAYMGMANASAVPGDLQRENTEDVLQGERLSDADNCPPMPSQHALGADVWEEMERNRDRNRNHVQQQQQQQQQQQQQQPLIRKVASEEERSQNQGNQSPNSGSIQGSPRRVRSETVLLDRVAPLLRRMRHSQSMGLDKRLTPEPKPTIERFLEAYLGKQRPGLSQDRERGSSLGSLRGSGSGGGCDEDLLQLGGAGSPKQGSQGSLEQEEAASSGGYVAVTLSPVPQEGDSQEWVMVELEGGSGSGGSAGSKPEDEERSGGGSGGGGGCTLGPEIIPRTWSDPLPQRSVGGSSELGGVLCHTAPPFGRLPGLTGMTGMPGLCGGLTGLRRLPTIPSAAVMRIGRTQQEPFGEQEKSEQDGRQEDQPGSTMDQHERELGPDDPPSPAVPPLDSPHDRDPIDGDTPKPTSKMEIEGGESDSGFPDHGDTTAGGVEGTHPSGATPPPPRPRRDSSPRASRIPVRDPDSPTRRPLSPALSPALSPSCEHFPSALLRDRLALGGSVGGNGGGWQAEDPASLSSLSSGRSRIPRPLSPTLAPNDVQAASRFLPRPPPGKPPLRPAGDNRRRRYRIRASSTSDADLLDNLTQLMQERGGPTPHYRSPSSSSLQRSLSSSPSRHESHDAAGGGGGVFLGRSQSPSSFSGSPPPLRAAELRAYRASGYCPKVRLGSHEGKVTTKLSR